A region of Anolis sagrei isolate rAnoSag1 chromosome 2, rAnoSag1.mat, whole genome shotgun sequence DNA encodes the following proteins:
- the LOC132766618 gene encoding uncharacterized protein has protein sequence MDDNDQNKDYQNDQNKDYQNDQNKDYQNEGYHNEQYQNDTTPEKSSHTREVHSTSENVKKESVASEQSWKNASDQEYEYIPLSRTWMKTLPEEELNADPGLYIFGDVKLSSFPRKPFIIFCIVLVSSLIMATVALVMTCHKCKPVCSDGWEKFQEKCYYFSEERKTWFESRKFCQKESADLVVIDHKEKQTFLEKKKKSGKDIWIGLKYEAAEKVWKWVDGKPFSYPNWLAEPPKYDAECLTIGQQNNKWNNYHCVGIHASPICEKSRHVACVLQSPFWPQ, from the exons ATGGATGACAATGATCAGAATAAGGACTACCAGAATGATCAGAATAAGGACTACCAGAATGATCAGAATAAGGACTACCAGAATGAAGGCTACCACAATGAGCAATACCAGAATGACACTACACCAGAGAAATCCTCTCACACCCGCGAAGTACATTCCACATCAGAAAATGTGAAAAAAG AATCTGTGGCTTCGGAACAGAGCTGGAAGAATGCTTCAGACCAGGAATATGAATATATCCCATTGTCAAGAACGTGGATGAAGACACTGCCAGAAGAGGAATTAAATGCCGATCCAG gACTGTATATATTTGGAGATGTCAAATTGAGCTCCTTCCCAAGGAAACCCTTCATCATATTCTGCATTGTGTTGGTCTCTTCTCTAATAATGGCAACAGTTGCTCTTGTGATGACATGCCATAAAT GCAAGCCAGTTTGTTCAGATGGCTGGGAGAAATTCCAAGAGAAATGCTACTATTtctcagaagaaaggaaaacatggTTCGAAAGCAGGAAATTTTGCCAAAAGGAAAGTGCTGATCTCGTAGTGATTGATCATAAAGAGAAACAG acctttctggaaaagaaaaagaaatcggGAAAAGACATTTGGATTGGCTTAAAGTatgaagcagctgaaaaagtgtggAAGTGGGTAGATGGGAAACCATTTTCCTACCC AAACTGGTTAGCAGAACCCCCGAAATATGATGCCGAATGCTTGACTATAGGTCAACAAAATAATAAGTGGAATAACTATCACTGTGTAGGTATCCATGCCTCACCCATTTGTGAaaagagcaggcatgtagcctgtGTTCTGCAATCCCCATTTTGGCCGCAGTGA